In Phormidium yuhuli AB48, one genomic interval encodes:
- a CDS encoding ribose-phosphate pyrophosphokinase, translating into MSRSATLSLQPSLLSVVDNNRLRLFSGSANLPLSQEVARYLGIDLGPMVRKRFADGELYVQIQESIRGCDVYLIQPVCHPVNDHLMELLIVIDACRRASARQVTAVLPYYGYARADRKTAGRESITAKLVANLMVEAGANRVLAMDLHSAQIQGYFDIPVDHVYGSPVLINYLTNKQLNDIVVVSPDVGGVARARAFAKKLNDAPLAIIDKRRQAHNVAEVLNVIGDVRGKTAVLVDDMIDTGGTISEGARLLRKEGARQVYACATHAVFSPPAVERLSSGVFEEVIVTNTIPIPPERMFEQLKVLSVANVLGETIWRIHEDSSVSSMFR; encoded by the coding sequence GTGAGCCGTTCTGCAACTCTATCGCTTCAGCCTTCTTTACTCTCTGTTGTCGATAACAATCGATTAAGGCTATTTTCTGGGTCTGCCAACCTACCGCTATCTCAAGAAGTCGCCCGTTACCTCGGAATCGATCTCGGTCCGATGGTTCGCAAGCGCTTCGCTGATGGTGAGCTCTATGTGCAGATTCAAGAGTCCATTCGGGGCTGTGACGTCTACCTGATTCAGCCTGTCTGTCATCCCGTCAACGATCATCTCATGGAGTTACTGATCGTGATTGATGCCTGCCGTCGGGCCTCCGCGCGTCAAGTAACCGCCGTCCTGCCTTACTATGGCTACGCTCGTGCTGACCGCAAAACCGCTGGACGGGAATCTATCACCGCCAAACTCGTTGCTAACTTAATGGTCGAAGCTGGAGCCAACCGGGTATTAGCCATGGATTTGCATTCCGCGCAGATTCAAGGCTATTTCGATATCCCTGTGGATCATGTCTATGGGTCTCCGGTTTTGATTAACTATCTAACCAATAAGCAGCTCAATGATATCGTGGTTGTCTCCCCCGATGTCGGTGGAGTGGCTCGGGCCAGAGCCTTTGCTAAGAAGCTCAATGATGCCCCTCTGGCGATTATCGATAAGCGTCGCCAAGCTCATAATGTCGCCGAGGTTTTAAATGTCATCGGTGACGTGCGAGGCAAAACCGCCGTGCTAGTCGATGACATGATTGACACCGGTGGGACTATCAGTGAAGGAGCGCGGCTCCTACGCAAAGAAGGAGCCCGACAGGTTTACGCCTGTGCCACCCACGCTGTCTTCTCCCCCCCAGCAGTGGAGCGACTTTCCAGTGGCGTGTTTGAGGAAGTCATTGTCACCAACACCATTCCCATTCCTCCAGAACGGATGTTTGAGCAACTCAAAGTCCTTTCTGTTGCCAATGTGCTCGGTGAAACAATTTGGCGCATTCACGAGGACAGTTCCGTCAGTAGTATGTTCCGTTAG
- a CDS encoding prolyl oligopeptidase family serine peptidase: MAFTYPQARQSDQVDTYHGIDILDPYRWLEDSDSQETRAWIEAQNELTFGFLKQHPNRDRLKERLTQLWNYEKYGIPFKEGDRYFYFKNDGLQNQNVLYVLDDLDGDSRVLLDPNQLSDDGTVALTGYAISPDGQWLAYALSESGSDWKTWHIRNIDNSQDLDDEVKWSKFSGAAWTHDNQGFYYSAYDRPQEESQYEDINYFQKLYYHRRGTPQSEDVLIYERPDEKEWGFSGDVTDDGRYLIISVWRGTEPKNLVFYQDLHTPTSPQLDAPVVELINTWEARYDVVGNEGDRLWLTTDFNAPRYCLIALDLPRGDRHIIIPEADDVLQGVSLLNHQFVVEYLKDARSQVKRFNLSGEFLDDVELPGIGSVGGFGGKASDRETFYAFTGFTTPTCIYRYDLTRGESHLFRQPTVDFNPEEYETHQVFYHSKDGTRIPMFITHKRGLVCDGNNPTYLYGYGGFNISLTPSFSVSQLVWMELGGVLAIPNLRGGGEYGEAWHQAGIKGNKQNVFDDFIAAAEWLIDQGYTCSEKLAIGGGSNGGLLVGACMTQRPDLFAAAIPEVGVLDMLRFHKFTIGWAWCSDYGSPDDAEEFKALYAYSPLHRVQPGTAYPATLIITGDHDDRVVPGHSFKFAAALQAADAGEKPLLIRIETKAGHGAGKPTSKRIEEVADKWVFLQQVLMDH, from the coding sequence ATGGCATTCACCTATCCCCAAGCCCGACAAAGTGACCAGGTTGATACCTATCATGGCATCGATATTCTTGACCCCTATCGCTGGTTAGAAGACTCGGATTCTCAGGAAACTCGGGCTTGGATTGAGGCGCAAAATGAGCTGACCTTTGGCTTTTTGAAACAACATCCCAATCGCGATCGCCTCAAGGAGCGACTGACCCAACTCTGGAACTACGAAAAATATGGGATTCCCTTCAAAGAGGGCGATCGCTACTTCTACTTCAAAAACGACGGTCTCCAAAATCAAAACGTCCTCTACGTCCTCGATGATCTCGACGGCGATTCCCGAGTTCTTCTCGACCCCAACCAACTCTCCGACGACGGAACCGTGGCCCTAACCGGTTACGCCATTTCCCCCGATGGCCAGTGGCTGGCCTACGCCCTCTCCGAATCCGGTTCCGACTGGAAAACCTGGCATATTCGCAACATCGACAACAGCCAAGACCTCGACGATGAGGTGAAGTGGAGTAAGTTCTCCGGGGCCGCCTGGACTCACGATAATCAAGGCTTCTACTATAGTGCCTACGATCGCCCCCAAGAGGAGAGTCAATACGAAGACATTAACTACTTCCAAAAACTCTATTACCACCGTCGCGGAACCCCCCAAAGCGAGGACGTTCTCATCTACGAACGGCCCGACGAGAAAGAATGGGGCTTCAGTGGCGATGTCACCGACGATGGCCGCTATCTAATTATCTCCGTCTGGCGGGGAACCGAACCCAAAAACCTGGTCTTCTATCAGGACTTACACACCCCCACCTCACCGCAACTGGACGCGCCGGTGGTGGAATTGATTAACACCTGGGAAGCCCGCTATGATGTGGTGGGCAATGAGGGCGATCGCCTCTGGTTAACCACGGATTTTAACGCCCCTCGCTATTGTCTCATCGCCTTAGACCTCCCCAGGGGCGATCGGCACATCATCATCCCCGAAGCCGACGATGTCCTACAAGGGGTGAGTCTCCTCAATCATCAATTTGTGGTGGAATACCTCAAAGACGCTCGCTCTCAGGTAAAACGCTTTAACCTCAGCGGCGAGTTCCTGGACGACGTTGAACTCCCCGGAATTGGCTCTGTCGGCGGTTTTGGCGGCAAAGCCAGCGACCGAGAAACCTTCTACGCCTTCACCGGCTTCACCACCCCCACCTGCATCTATCGCTACGACCTCACCCGTGGCGAGAGTCACCTCTTCCGCCAGCCAACGGTGGACTTTAATCCCGAGGAGTACGAAACCCATCAAGTCTTCTATCACAGTAAAGATGGGACGCGGATTCCCATGTTTATTACCCACAAACGGGGATTAGTCTGTGATGGGAACAATCCCACCTATCTCTATGGTTACGGTGGTTTTAACATCTCCCTAACCCCGAGTTTTTCCGTGAGTCAGCTCGTCTGGATGGAACTCGGCGGTGTTCTAGCCATCCCCAACCTACGGGGTGGTGGGGAATATGGCGAAGCTTGGCATCAGGCGGGAATTAAAGGGAATAAACAGAATGTCTTTGACGACTTCATCGCCGCTGCGGAATGGCTGATTGACCAAGGCTATACCTGTTCCGAGAAACTGGCCATTGGTGGCGGAAGTAACGGCGGTTTATTGGTGGGGGCCTGCATGACGCAACGGCCCGACTTGTTCGCAGCGGCGATTCCTGAGGTGGGAGTCTTGGATATGTTGCGTTTCCACAAGTTCACCATCGGCTGGGCCTGGTGTTCGGATTATGGGTCTCCTGATGATGCGGAGGAGTTTAAGGCCCTCTATGCCTATTCTCCCTTACATCGCGTCCAGCCGGGGACGGCTTACCCAGCGACGCTGATTATTACGGGAGATCATGATGACCGGGTGGTTCCGGGCCATAGTTTCAAGTTTGCGGCGGCCCTACAAGCGGCGGATGCGGGGGAGAAGCCGCTGTTAATCCGTATTGAAACTAAGGCGGGCCATGGGGCCGGCAAACCCACGAGTAAACGTATTGAGGAGGTGGCAGATAAGTGGGTGTTTCTTCAGCAGGTGTTGATGGATCATTGA
- a CDS encoding sensor histidine kinase — protein MVNHPSFCSDFTASVPDVEYFSTMSDSIDSQPSSTSVPDSLVQNISWNVLSELMTRTAAVTGRDYYPVLAEQLASNLDVHYAMIGEICQWEDGQPTRMRALCFWDGQGVAENFEYALVGTPCGQLLEQAGESSGNLCFCWFPEELQRQFPEDIDLVKLQAESYLGVALLDPDTRQPIGHICILDDRPLSIEKRHRAEILLSLFATRTVAELKREQAERREQDKILELERALRELQQTHSKLVQVEKISSLGQLVAGVAHEINNPLGCLTGNLAHLGDYTADLLEHLSLYQQQYPDPSPDISEHAENIDLDYLKEDIPKMGNSMKVSVDRIQEIVSSLRQFSRLDAEESLCDVHDGLESTLVVLRHRLKANPDRPEIQVIKEYDELPEILARPGQLSQVFMNLLSNAIDAVEEDNQDRSYGEIETKPNVIGIRTHYFQDDEGDRIAICITDNGTGIPVEVQPRLFETFFTTKDGERGTGLGLSLSRQIITENHRGSLSFDSTPGQGTEFIIELPVSPGDKG, from the coding sequence ATGGTTAATCATCCCAGCTTCTGTTCTGACTTCACCGCCTCGGTCCCCGATGTCGAGTATTTCTCCACAATGTCCGATTCCATCGACTCCCAACCCTCCTCAACCTCCGTCCCCGACTCCTTAGTTCAGAATATCTCCTGGAATGTTCTCTCTGAGTTGATGACCCGCACCGCCGCCGTGACAGGTCGCGACTATTATCCAGTCCTCGCGGAACAGTTAGCCAGTAACCTGGATGTTCACTATGCCATGATTGGAGAAATCTGCCAGTGGGAGGACGGTCAGCCGACACGAATGCGAGCGCTCTGTTTTTGGGATGGGCAAGGGGTAGCTGAGAACTTCGAATATGCGCTCGTGGGGACTCCCTGCGGACAACTCTTAGAACAGGCCGGTGAGTCGTCGGGAAACTTATGCTTCTGTTGGTTCCCCGAGGAGCTTCAACGCCAATTTCCTGAAGATATCGACCTGGTGAAACTCCAGGCTGAATCCTATCTTGGGGTGGCCTTACTCGACCCAGACACCCGCCAACCCATTGGCCACATCTGTATTTTAGACGATCGCCCCCTCTCCATCGAAAAACGTCATCGTGCCGAAATTCTCCTGAGTTTGTTCGCCACACGCACCGTTGCTGAACTAAAGCGAGAACAAGCTGAGCGACGAGAACAGGACAAAATCCTGGAATTGGAACGGGCCTTAAGGGAACTGCAACAGACTCACTCTAAACTGGTGCAAGTCGAGAAGATTTCCAGTTTAGGACAGTTAGTTGCGGGAGTGGCCCATGAGATCAACAATCCCCTCGGTTGTCTTACGGGAAACCTGGCTCACCTGGGCGACTATACCGCAGATTTACTAGAACATCTGAGCTTATATCAGCAGCAGTACCCTGACCCCTCCCCAGACATTAGTGAACATGCTGAGAACATCGACCTGGACTATCTCAAGGAAGATATCCCGAAGATGGGTAATTCCATGAAAGTCAGCGTCGATCGCATTCAAGAGATTGTCTCCTCCCTCCGTCAATTTTCCCGCCTCGATGCCGAGGAAAGCCTGTGTGACGTTCATGACGGTCTCGAAAGCACTCTTGTCGTCTTACGACATCGCCTCAAAGCCAATCCCGACCGTCCCGAAATTCAGGTCATCAAAGAGTATGACGAACTGCCCGAAATTCTGGCTCGTCCTGGACAGTTAAGCCAGGTGTTTATGAATCTCCTGAGTAATGCCATTGATGCCGTTGAAGAAGATAATCAGGACCGGAGTTATGGGGAGATTGAGACGAAGCCTAATGTGATTGGGATTCGCACTCATTATTTTCAGGACGACGAGGGCGATCGCATCGCCATCTGTATCACTGACAATGGAACCGGGATTCCAGTCGAGGTTCAACCCCGACTGTTTGAAACCTTTTTCACCACCAAAGATGGGGAACGAGGAACGGGATTAGGTCTATCCCTAAGTCGGCAAATCATCACCGAGAATCATAGAGGAAGTCTCAGTTTTGACTCCACCCCCGGCCAAGGCACCGAATTTATCATTGAATTACCCGTATCACCGGGTGATAAGGGATGA
- a CDS encoding TM0106 family RecB-like putative nuclease — translation MLVSDDLLLYYQRCDRRAFLDVFGDSRQRDPLDQFLLKLRQDSRSHRREVLSQYHYQRPDWSGEDWYEGTQATLELMEQGVESIYRGVLAASWLPGVELVSKPDLFVRHPGSSRFGDWFYVPYDIRFGKRPKLDYQIVGAFHGLVLSQLQEVWPPTAWLVLRGRNPHGVDFLKRVPQMQQLLSDCIVSLRQPQTPELFLSRQKCNLCHWYSFCHHAAQSQRHLSLIPGITPNRYSQLQGMGIDSLAALVETPRSQLKMVFGAEAGNQLAQQAIASYRQQALLRDGAITHLFQSPHNRWLANPQGAIEIHFDIEAEPDLDLDFLLGSLVIDHRHNRQTYYGFMAKSPQEEALVWQQFLELMESYPQAFIFHFCDYEVKTIQRLAKLYNTPKHRYQALINRCVDIHWWVTHLTLLPVESYALKPIARWLGFNWRNPQANGAQCICWYNEWLSEQKQDCLEAILEYNEDDCRATYTLKTWLTQFLKPYYLEAINPERNRIINY, via the coding sequence ATGCTCGTTAGTGATGATTTACTGCTGTATTACCAACGGTGCGATCGACGAGCATTTTTAGATGTGTTCGGTGACTCCCGGCAACGAGATCCTCTGGATCAGTTTTTGCTGAAGTTGCGTCAGGACAGTCGTAGTCATCGTCGGGAGGTTTTGAGTCAGTATCATTACCAACGTCCCGATTGGTCAGGGGAAGATTGGTACGAGGGAACCCAGGCGACATTGGAGTTGATGGAGCAGGGGGTGGAGTCAATTTATCGCGGGGTGCTTGCGGCGTCCTGGCTTCCGGGGGTGGAGTTAGTCTCGAAACCGGATCTGTTCGTCCGCCATCCAGGATCTTCTCGATTTGGGGATTGGTTTTATGTTCCCTATGATATCCGTTTTGGAAAGCGCCCCAAGCTAGACTATCAAATTGTTGGGGCGTTTCATGGTTTAGTTCTCTCACAACTGCAAGAGGTCTGGCCACCTACCGCTTGGCTGGTATTACGGGGCCGCAACCCCCACGGGGTCGACTTCCTGAAACGAGTCCCCCAGATGCAGCAGCTTCTCTCCGACTGCATTGTCAGTTTACGTCAGCCTCAAACGCCAGAATTGTTTTTATCCCGCCAAAAATGCAATCTCTGCCATTGGTATAGTTTTTGCCATCACGCGGCCCAGTCCCAGCGTCATTTGTCATTGATTCCCGGAATCACCCCTAATCGCTATAGTCAGTTGCAGGGAATGGGAATTGACAGCTTGGCAGCTTTAGTTGAGACGCCGCGATCGCAGCTTAAGATGGTCTTTGGTGCAGAAGCCGGAAATCAACTCGCTCAACAGGCGATCGCCTCCTATCGACAACAAGCTCTCTTACGAGATGGGGCCATAACCCATCTGTTCCAGTCTCCCCACAATCGCTGGTTAGCTAATCCCCAGGGGGCGATCGAAATTCATTTTGATATTGAAGCAGAACCCGATTTAGATCTCGACTTTCTCCTTGGATCCCTAGTGATTGACCATCGCCACAATCGTCAAACCTACTACGGGTTTATGGCCAAATCCCCCCAAGAAGAAGCATTGGTTTGGCAACAATTTTTAGAACTCATGGAGTCATACCCTCAAGCCTTTATTTTTCATTTTTGCGATTATGAAGTGAAGACCATTCAACGGTTGGCTAAACTTTATAACACTCCAAAACATCGCTATCAAGCTCTTATCAATCGTTGCGTGGACATTCACTGGTGGGTCACTCACTTAACTCTATTGCCGGTAGAAAGTTACGCCTTAAAACCCATTGCTCGCTGGCTTGGTTTTAATTGGCGGAATCCACAAGCCAATGGTGCTCAATGTATTTGTTGGTATAACGAATGGCTTTCTGAGCAAAAACAAGACTGTTTAGAGGCAATTTTAGAATACAACGAAGATGATTGTCGGGCGACCTATACCTTAAAAACCTGGTTAACCCAGTTTCTTAAACCGTACTACTTGGAGGCGATCAATCCCGAGAGGAACAGAATTATCAATTACTAA